In Phyllostomus discolor isolate MPI-MPIP mPhyDis1 chromosome 2, mPhyDis1.pri.v3, whole genome shotgun sequence, the following are encoded in one genomic region:
- the LOC114490782 gene encoding baculoviral IAP repeat-containing protein 5-like, protein MAAASCTHCPTEDELGLAQCFLCFKELEGQELDDDPLEEHLIVLFCLPESPVGINPPGIFETGQRKGQEQNWKGSSKRKEFEETAKQACCAIELLGAWK, encoded by the coding sequence ATGGCCGCGGCCAGCTGTACCCACTGTCCCACTGAGGACGAGCTGGGCTTGGCCCAGTGTTTCTTGTGCTTCAAGGAACTGGAAGGCCAGGAGTTGGATGACGACCCCCTGGAGGAGCACCTGATTGTGCTTTTCTGTCTCCCAGAAAGCCCTGTGGGAATTAACCCTCCGGGAATTTTTGAAACTGGACAAAGAAAGGGCCAAGaacaaaattggaaaggaagcagTAAGCGGAAGGAATTTGAGGAAACTGCAAAGCAAGCCTGCTGTGCCATTGAGCTGCTGGGAGCCTGGAAGTGA